Proteins encoded by one window of Dendropsophus ebraccatus isolate aDenEbr1 chromosome 4, aDenEbr1.pat, whole genome shotgun sequence:
- the LOC138789618 gene encoding dispanin subfamily A member 2b-like: METQEDFSTQQVEKLKSSLYYDGSKDEESLKVEMMPLKETLIQVESTKVTVAPDQAPVRDHVIWSILNTFYMNFCCLGLVALIFSVKSRDQKLVGNHNGARSYGATARSLNIASSVLTIVWFLITITIIYFNLIHLRNTIRGWLGM, from the exons ATGGAAACCCAGGAAGATTTTTCCACTCAACAGGTTGAAAAACTGAAGTCGTCCCTTTATTATGATGGCAGCAAAGATGAAGAGTCACTAAAGGTAGAGATGATGCCTCTTAAAGAAACACTCATACAAGTGGAGTCCACCAAGGTGACCGTTGCACCTGATCAAGCTCCTGTAAGAGATCACGTTATCTGGTCCATACTTAACACTTTCTACATGAACTTCTGCTGCCTCGGACTTGTTGCACTTATCTTTTCTGTCAAG TCTCGGGATCAGAAATTGGTTGGAAATCATAATGGAGCCAGAAGCTATGGAGCCACGGCCCGTTCCTTAAACATTGCATCTTCAGTCCTGACCATAGTCTGGTTCCTGATCACAATAACCATCATTTATTTCAATCTCATTCACCTGAGGAATACTATTAGGGGCTGGTTGGGGATGTAA